In Paenibacillus sp. FSL R7-0345, a single window of DNA contains:
- a CDS encoding HNH endonuclease signature motif containing protein produces the protein MKGQPSGTCELCGRSPLATTVHHLVPREKGGALQPTALLCKACHRQIHAIYTNDDLVTLGLTTITALQRDPQIAAYLKWIAKQAPGSEPRLRKSQHVRGKR, from the coding sequence ATGAAAGGACAGCCCTCCGGCACCTGTGAATTGTGCGGCCGTTCTCCCCTGGCAACAACCGTCCACCATCTGGTCCCGCGGGAAAAAGGAGGCGCCCTCCAGCCGACTGCACTGCTGTGCAAAGCCTGCCACCGGCAGATTCACGCCATCTATACTAATGATGATCTGGTGACGCTTGGACTTACTACGATAACAGCCCTACAGCGCGATCCGCAGATTGCTGCTTATCTGAAATGGATCGCCAAGCAGGCCCCGGGATCAGAGCCCAGGCTGCGCAAGTCACAGCATGTCCGCGGAAAGCGCTGA
- a CDS encoding tetratricopeptide repeat protein — protein MFKILGFLFLAQFLGNPLLALIVLLLVLYFLDRRYVGIMPSIAKPFRRGRQMSRLRTTITLNPNDVSSKFELARLLIERKRYSDAKELLLQIADRYEQSAEYWVELGYANLKLGMLPEGEAQMLQGLEINRRTQYGQPFLRLAEMFRGIDQDKALHYVSQFQEIQTSSSEAYYLAGSMYKALGRNDEARRAFEESVAIYRSLPKYKKRQERGWALRSYFAKMR, from the coding sequence ATGTTTAAAATCCTGGGCTTTTTGTTTCTTGCACAATTTTTAGGTAATCCCTTACTGGCCTTGATTGTATTATTACTGGTCCTGTATTTTCTGGACCGCCGGTATGTCGGCATCATGCCCAGCATTGCCAAGCCTTTCCGCCGGGGACGGCAAATGTCCAGATTGCGGACGACCATCACCCTCAACCCCAATGACGTCTCCTCCAAATTCGAGCTGGCCCGCCTGCTGATTGAACGCAAGCGTTACAGCGATGCAAAAGAGCTGCTGCTGCAAATCGCTGACCGTTATGAGCAGTCAGCTGAATATTGGGTCGAGCTTGGATATGCGAACCTGAAGCTGGGAATGCTGCCGGAAGGCGAAGCCCAGATGCTGCAGGGGCTTGAGATCAACCGGCGGACACAATACGGCCAGCCTTTTCTCCGCCTGGCTGAAATGTTCCGGGGAATTGACCAGGATAAGGCACTTCATTATGTAAGCCAGTTCCAGGAAATTCAAACCTCCTCCAGCGAAGCTTATTATCTGGCCGGGTCCATGTATAAGGCTCTGGGCCGGAATGATGAGGCCAGACGTGCTTTTGAAGAATCCGTAGCGATTTACCGCTCACTCCCGAAATACAAAAAACGTCAGGAACGCGGCTGGGCGCTGCGCAGCTATTTTGCGAAGATGCGCTAG
- a CDS encoding aldo/keto reductase, with protein sequence MSTVTALTPLRPLGRSELSVSPLGLGCWQFSRGSGIVGKYWSNLTDADILDIVRVSLEGGMNWVDTAEIYGGGKSEQALAAALDQLKLEGSAYAEPLIATKWWPLLRTAGSLPATIDERIRCLGGRQIDLYQIHQPFSLSSITSEMKAMAGLVKAGKIRYAGVSNYSAGQMVKAHRLLQEHGLKLVSNQVKYNLLHRNIDRNGTMAAAKELGISIIAYSPLQQGVLTGRFHNDPAQISKLSMIRKIQSGLDEKGLARSRPLIDLLAALAGKYGVTHGQVALNWLIHFHGETVVAIPGASKVRHAKENIGAMGFRLETHELEQLDDASWAALK encoded by the coding sequence ATGAGCACTGTAACAGCACTAACTCCACTACGTCCGCTGGGACGGTCAGAGCTGTCCGTTTCACCGCTGGGTCTGGGCTGCTGGCAGTTCAGCCGGGGCAGCGGAATCGTCGGCAAGTACTGGAGCAATCTTACGGATGCCGATATTCTCGATATTGTCCGGGTAAGTCTGGAAGGCGGCATGAACTGGGTCGATACGGCTGAAATATACGGGGGAGGCAAATCAGAGCAGGCGCTGGCAGCAGCATTGGATCAGCTGAAGCTTGAGGGCAGTGCTTATGCAGAGCCGCTGATTGCAACCAAATGGTGGCCGCTGCTGCGGACGGCAGGCTCTCTGCCTGCAACCATTGATGAACGCATCCGCTGCCTGGGCGGACGGCAGATTGACTTGTATCAGATTCACCAGCCGTTCTCATTATCTTCCATTACCAGTGAGATGAAGGCTATGGCCGGGCTGGTTAAAGCCGGGAAAATCCGCTATGCCGGAGTGAGTAATTATTCAGCAGGCCAGATGGTCAAAGCGCACCGGCTGCTGCAGGAACACGGGCTGAAGCTGGTGTCCAATCAGGTCAAATATAATCTGCTTCACCGGAATATTGACCGGAACGGGACAATGGCTGCCGCGAAGGAGCTGGGCATCTCCATTATTGCCTATTCGCCGCTGCAGCAGGGCGTTCTGACCGGGCGGTTCCATAACGATCCCGCACAGATCAGCAAGCTGTCCATGATCAGAAAGATACAGTCCGGACTGGATGAGAAAGGTCTTGCCCGCAGCAGGCCGCTGATCGATCTTTTAGCGGCATTGGCCGGGAAGTACGGGGTAACCCACGGTCAGGTTGCGCTGAACTGGCTGATTCACTTCCACGGGGAGACCGTTGTCGCGATTCCCGGAGCGTCCAAAGTCCGGCATGCCAAGGAAAATATCGGAGCAATGGGCTTCCGGCTGGAGACACACGAGCTGGAGCAGCTGGATGACGCCTCATGGGCAGCATTGAAATAG
- the fsa gene encoding fructose-6-phosphate aldolase produces the protein MKFFLDTGNIEEIKRITRLGLVDGVTTNPSLIAKEGRLFKDVIREIVEIVPGPVSAEVIGLTTDEMLSEALEIAEWAPNVVIKLPMTEDGLAACYELTKRGIKTNVTLIFSAAQGLMAAKAGATYISPFVGRLDDIGVDGMKLIKDLKTILTNYGLSSEIIAASIRNIAHVEEAAIAGAHIATIPGSLLPSLWKHPLTDNGIERFLKDWETVPKEAK, from the coding sequence ATGAAATTTTTCTTGGATACCGGAAATATTGAAGAGATCAAACGGATTACCCGGCTCGGATTAGTGGATGGCGTGACGACGAACCCGTCGCTGATCGCCAAAGAAGGCAGACTGTTCAAAGATGTAATCAGAGAAATTGTTGAGATTGTACCCGGTCCAGTTAGCGCCGAGGTTATCGGCCTGACTACCGACGAAATGCTAAGCGAAGCTCTTGAAATTGCAGAATGGGCCCCGAACGTAGTCATCAAGCTCCCAATGACCGAAGACGGTCTGGCTGCCTGCTACGAGCTGACCAAGCGCGGGATCAAGACTAATGTAACCCTTATTTTCTCCGCCGCCCAAGGCCTGATGGCTGCTAAAGCAGGCGCTACTTATATCAGTCCGTTTGTCGGCCGCCTGGATGATATCGGAGTGGACGGAATGAAGCTGATCAAGGATCTGAAGACCATTCTGACCAACTACGGGCTGTCCTCCGAAATTATTGCAGCCAGCATCCGCAACATTGCCCACGTCGAAGAGGCAGCAATTGCCGGTGCGCATATTGCAACCATTCCCGGTTCCCTGCTCCCTTCCCTGTGGAAGCACCCGCTGACCGATAACGGGATCGAGCGTTTCCTGAAGGACTGGGAGACCGTACCGAAGGAAGCTAAATAA
- a CDS encoding sugar ABC transporter permease — MAEPVITSPHAESKRPFLTEQRRSRITAYTFISPFFILFSIFGLYPIFFTFYLSFFKWDALNPMKFVGFKNYDLVTSDPTFWISFSNTLIMGLMGTVPQVMLALLLAVLLHSGMTKFKKTFRILYFMPNITSIVAVTLVFSTLFGNNGMINWMLNGLGLDSVAFNSGWWGVKIAISTMVMWRWTGYNAIIFLSGLQSIPMDLYESARIDGANRRQQLFSITLPLLKPFIIFVSLQSTIGALQLFTEPYVFLGQAGTGSTRQEGITMVTYLYSEAFRNGFFGTAAATAVMLFLVTILFSILNMLISRGTGGDTGGKKA; from the coding sequence ATGGCTGAACCCGTAATTACGAGTCCGCATGCCGAGAGCAAACGCCCTTTTTTAACTGAACAAAGACGGAGCCGGATTACGGCCTATACCTTTATCTCACCGTTCTTTATTCTGTTCTCGATATTCGGACTATACCCGATCTTTTTTACCTTCTATTTATCCTTCTTCAAATGGGATGCACTCAATCCGATGAAGTTCGTCGGCTTCAAAAACTATGATCTGGTTACCAGTGACCCGACCTTCTGGATTTCGTTCAGCAACACGCTCATTATGGGCCTGATGGGTACCGTACCGCAGGTAATGCTGGCGCTGCTGCTGGCTGTGCTGCTGCACTCGGGAATGACCAAATTTAAAAAGACGTTCCGTATTCTTTATTTCATGCCGAATATTACGTCCATCGTGGCCGTTACGCTTGTATTCAGCACCCTGTTCGGCAATAACGGGATGATCAACTGGATGCTGAACGGTCTTGGGCTTGATAGTGTTGCCTTTAACTCCGGCTGGTGGGGTGTCAAAATTGCCATTTCCACGATGGTAATGTGGCGCTGGACGGGCTACAACGCCATTATCTTCCTGTCCGGTCTGCAGAGTATTCCGATGGACCTGTATGAATCCGCCCGCATTGACGGTGCCAACCGCAGACAGCAGCTGTTTTCGATTACACTCCCGCTGCTTAAGCCGTTCATTATTTTTGTATCCCTGCAGTCGACGATCGGCGCCCTGCAGCTGTTCACAGAGCCTTATGTATTCCTCGGCCAGGCAGGAACCGGTTCTACACGCCAGGAAGGGATTACTATGGTTACTTATCTGTACAGTGAAGCGTTCCGTAACGGCTTCTTCGGTACAGCGGCGGCAACAGCGGTTATGCTGTTCCTCGTCACTATTCTCTTCTCCATCCTTAACATGCTGATTTCCAGAGGCACAGGCGGAGACACTGGAGGCAAAAAAGCATGA
- a CDS encoding GNAT family N-acetyltransferase: MFTDLKPRIGTPEVDELLAYAVIDEPDALWRASAEYSKLPALQLYGWEEEGVLLGLTGFEVTEDGSLEIRHIAVLPENRGKGYARGMILELLAERQPRYVLAETEDEIAADFYRALGFMVYSLGENPAGIEMFRCVYEVEETEEDE; encoded by the coding sequence ATGTTTACAGACCTGAAGCCGCGTATCGGAACACCCGAAGTGGATGAGCTGCTGGCTTATGCGGTTATAGATGAACCTGATGCCCTGTGGCGCGCTTCAGCCGAATATAGTAAGCTGCCTGCCTTGCAGCTATACGGCTGGGAAGAGGAAGGAGTGCTGCTCGGACTTACAGGCTTTGAGGTAACTGAGGATGGTTCGCTGGAGATCCGCCACATCGCCGTATTGCCGGAGAACAGGGGCAAGGGCTATGCCCGGGGAATGATCCTGGAGCTGCTGGCTGAGCGCCAGCCGCGGTATGTGCTCGCGGAAACCGAGGACGAAATTGCCGCAGACTTTTACCGGGCCCTGGGCTTTATGGTGTACAGTCTTGGTGAGAATCCTGCGGGAATTGAAATGTTCCGCTGTGTGTATGAGGTTGAAGAAACAGAGGAAGACGAGTAG
- a CDS encoding MarR family transcriptional regulator yields the protein MSGSPQQFLGFLLGSTYRRISTAFARALKPYDITPEQWSVLLMIVDRSGINQKEVAAAAAKDQPTTARIVELLLKKGFITKSLNQNDRRAFLLYPTDEGKQLIEDTVALERQVLSSAVTGLTEEQLEQLRVMLEHIYHNTANTPQE from the coding sequence ATGTCCGGTTCCCCCCAGCAATTCCTCGGATTTTTGCTTGGCTCCACCTACCGGAGAATTTCCACAGCCTTCGCCCGTGCGTTGAAGCCTTACGATATTACCCCTGAACAGTGGTCTGTCCTGCTTATGATTGTCGACCGCAGCGGCATTAACCAGAAGGAGGTCGCGGCGGCAGCGGCCAAAGACCAGCCCACTACAGCAAGAATTGTTGAGCTGCTGCTCAAGAAGGGCTTTATTACGAAATCGCTGAACCAGAATGACCGCCGTGCCTTCCTGCTTTATCCTACTGATGAGGGTAAGCAGCTGATTGAAGATACCGTGGCCCTTGAACGGCAGGTCCTTAGCTCAGCCGTAACCGGCCTTACTGAAGAACAGCTTGAACAGCTCCGCGTCATGCTGGAGCATATCTATCACAACACAGCGAATACACCACAAGAATAG
- a CDS encoding macro domain-containing protein, which translates to MEVRIDHVIISVSSGDITAWKGDLIVNASNSGLYGGGGVDGALHRAGGPQIAAECAAIRQKQGGVMPGEAALTSAGRLPNLGIIHTVGPIWKGGGAGETATLARCYISSLDLACARGARSIAFPNISTGIYNFPRQLACETALSAVVNYVRGAEPDKLPLNNITFICFEQENARLYGETLKTYI; encoded by the coding sequence ATGGAAGTCCGCATTGATCATGTGATTATTTCGGTGAGTTCAGGAGATATCACCGCCTGGAAGGGCGATCTAATCGTAAACGCCTCCAATTCGGGCTTGTACGGCGGCGGCGGTGTCGACGGGGCGCTTCACCGTGCCGGCGGGCCGCAGATTGCCGCTGAGTGTGCGGCGATCCGCCAGAAGCAGGGCGGTGTCATGCCGGGGGAAGCGGCCCTTACCTCCGCAGGCAGACTGCCTAACCTGGGGATTATACATACTGTCGGACCGATCTGGAAGGGCGGAGGTGCAGGAGAGACGGCAACGCTGGCCAGATGTTATATCAGCAGTCTTGATCTGGCCTGTGCACGCGGAGCGCGCAGCATAGCTTTTCCCAACATCAGTACGGGCATCTATAACTTTCCCAGACAGCTGGCCTGCGAGACTGCTCTCTCCGCAGTTGTAAACTATGTGCGGGGCGCTGAACCGGACAAGCTGCCGCTGAATAACATCACGTTTATCTGCTTTGAACAGGAGAACGCCCGGTTATATGGGGAAACGCTTAAAACCTATATTTAA
- a CDS encoding VanZ family protein: protein MAGVLLFFYSAAVLYWMFLGFGRTVRTEGAMQYNLEPLHTVKLYFDLDNGVSFKGRLINLSGNIIVFIPFGILIPLVQARFRRVFTLTLWAVPSILLLETLQMLLRVGSFDVDDLLLNLIGVWTGLIILYKFKW from the coding sequence TTGGCGGGGGTACTGTTGTTTTTTTATAGCGCTGCTGTGTTATACTGGATGTTTCTCGGATTTGGCCGGACTGTGCGCACAGAAGGGGCAATGCAATATAATCTGGAGCCGCTGCATACAGTGAAGCTGTATTTCGATCTGGACAACGGAGTGTCTTTTAAGGGCAGACTGATTAATCTGTCTGGGAATATTATTGTTTTTATACCCTTCGGTATATTGATCCCGCTGGTACAGGCCAGATTCCGGCGAGTATTTACGCTTACGCTGTGGGCAGTTCCCTCCATCCTTCTGCTCGAAACCCTGCAGATGCTGCTGCGGGTGGGCAGCTTTGATGTTGACGATCTGCTGCTGAACCTGATTGGTGTGTGGACTGGCTTAATTATTCTTTACAAATTCAAATGGTAA
- a CDS encoding MFS transporter, with protein sequence MKDKKWDLMALASIPLIMTLGNSMLIPVLPQISRELQISSFQVSLLITLYGLMAILMIPVAGYLSDRYGRKKIIMPSLIIAAAGGAVCIAAAWFTEGITAYWIILGGRVLQGIGAAGAFPIVLPFVGDLFKDEKQVSKGLGLIETSNTFGKVLSPILGAYLGLLLWYAPFISIPVLCLLSFLLVWFLVKEPERKGEKQSLKDFLSGIIAILREHGRWLYAIFAIGGICMFVIFGVLFYLSETLEGKYNIHGVIKGLVLAIPLALLCLASYGSGKIIGQNKPRMKWIGCGGMFLVAAAMVITAFGSGIYWLVGLLSAGGIGIGIALPSMDALITEGIEQKSRGTITSLYSSMRFIGVALGPPVVSLLMPRGQWLLFGTMAGVSVVGGLLTLLAVTPGQKSAGSNGKRRDKPLKLPAGYRQRAR encoded by the coding sequence ATGAAGGATAAAAAATGGGATCTTATGGCGTTAGCCTCCATCCCGCTTATTATGACCCTCGGCAACTCTATGCTCATTCCGGTGCTGCCGCAAATTTCCCGGGAACTGCAGATCAGTTCTTTCCAGGTCAGTTTGCTGATTACGCTTTATGGTCTGATGGCGATCCTGATGATTCCGGTTGCGGGCTATCTTTCTGATCGTTACGGCCGCAAAAAAATTATTATGCCGAGCCTGATTATTGCTGCTGCAGGCGGAGCTGTCTGTATTGCCGCTGCCTGGTTCACGGAGGGCATTACGGCTTACTGGATTATACTGGGCGGACGTGTACTGCAGGGGATCGGTGCGGCAGGTGCTTTTCCCATTGTACTGCCATTTGTAGGCGATTTGTTCAAGGATGAAAAGCAGGTTAGCAAAGGCCTCGGCCTGATCGAAACCTCGAATACCTTTGGCAAGGTGCTCAGTCCGATTCTTGGTGCTTATCTGGGGCTGCTGCTGTGGTACGCTCCGTTTATTTCAATTCCTGTTTTGTGTCTTCTTTCTTTCTTGCTGGTATGGTTTCTTGTTAAAGAGCCTGAACGGAAGGGTGAAAAGCAGAGTCTTAAAGATTTTTTGTCCGGCATTATTGCAATTTTGCGGGAACACGGCCGCTGGCTGTATGCTATTTTTGCAATCGGCGGCATTTGTATGTTCGTGATTTTTGGAGTGCTTTTTTACTTATCCGAAACGCTTGAGGGCAAATATAATATTCACGGAGTCATAAAAGGTCTGGTACTGGCCATTCCGCTGGCCCTCTTATGTCTGGCTTCATACGGAAGCGGTAAAATAATCGGTCAAAATAAGCCGCGGATGAAGTGGATCGGCTGCGGCGGGATGTTCCTGGTGGCTGCGGCTATGGTTATTACAGCCTTTGGTTCCGGAATCTACTGGCTGGTAGGACTGCTTAGTGCAGGGGGGATTGGTATCGGTATAGCACTGCCCAGTATGGATGCTCTGATCACGGAAGGAATTGAACAGAAAAGCCGCGGGACAATTACCTCCCTGTACAGCAGTATGCGGTTCATCGGTGTAGCCCTGGGTCCGCCGGTTGTTTCGCTGCTGATGCCTAGGGGACAATGGCTGCTGTTCGGCACAATGGCCGGAGTAAGCGTTGTGGGGGGACTGCTGACGCTGCTGGCTGTAACCCCCGGTCAGAAGAGCGCAGGCAGCAACGGGAAGAGAAGGGATAAGCCGCTGAAGCTTCCAGCCGGCTACCGGCAGCGTGCCCGGTAA
- the rpiA gene encoding ribose-5-phosphate isomerase RpiA, whose translation MSVNVKQLAAEKAVEYVQDGMKVGLGTGSTAYWAIRKLGERVREGLNITAVATSQASEDQARELGIPLVAFGDIDSLDLTIDGADELDGRLQLIKGGGGALLREKIVAMGSTRMIVVADESKAVDTLGKFPLPVEIVPFAWEWTVAKLEKLGCKPELRHSGEELYRTDNGNYIADCHFGAIASAPELAGQLQGISGVVDHGLFIGIASMAIIGKQDGSIEIIDGETHN comes from the coding sequence ATGAGTGTCAATGTTAAGCAGCTGGCTGCGGAAAAAGCCGTGGAATATGTACAGGACGGGATGAAGGTGGGTCTGGGAACAGGCTCTACCGCTTACTGGGCGATCCGGAAGCTGGGGGAGCGGGTCCGGGAAGGTCTCAATATTACGGCTGTGGCTACTTCACAGGCTTCCGAGGACCAGGCACGTGAGCTGGGCATTCCGCTGGTTGCCTTCGGAGATATTGACAGCCTGGACCTTACCATTGACGGGGCGGATGAATTGGACGGCAGGCTTCAGCTGATCAAAGGCGGCGGCGGCGCCCTGCTGCGTGAGAAAATCGTAGCGATGGGCAGCACGCGGATGATCGTTGTTGCCGACGAGAGCAAAGCGGTGGATACACTGGGCAAATTTCCGCTGCCCGTGGAGATTGTTCCGTTCGCCTGGGAATGGACGGTAGCCAAGCTGGAGAAGCTTGGCTGCAAGCCGGAGCTGCGCCACAGCGGGGAAGAACTCTACCGGACAGATAACGGGAATTACATCGCGGACTGCCATTTTGGAGCAATCGCTTCGGCTCCAGAGCTGGCTGGGCAGCTGCAGGGGATTTCAGGCGTGGTTGATCACGGACTGTTCATCGGCATTGCCAGCATGGCCATTATCGGCAAGCAGGACGGCAGCATTGAGATTATTGATGGTGAGACCCATAACTAA
- a CDS encoding MFS transporter: MNNSIERLWTKSFITLTICNLLLFIGLQMTLSTLPVYAKDSLSATSVQISLVTSLFALSAIASRLFAGKTMEKGGRNLLIFLGVAICLAAVTGYYWSGTITVLLLMRMLFGIGFGMASTAFPTMASDVIPIRRMGEGLGYFGLSTSLAMSAGPLIGLSLLQGPGFSTLLLCTGLAVALILPLGYRLTRSLPSHHKEPAAAATPGPKANVFRKLLIPGLLNLLLSISYGGLLGFLALYGQEAHLDHIAYFFLFNAVAIVIIRPVSGKIYDRFGPAALLIPGSLFIIGGLLLLSFASSTAALFPAALCYGIGFGSMQPALQTWMIQSVDPRQRGTANGMFLNSLDLGVAIGTMILGSVALYNSYAVMYRYSALAPLLLLVIYSLILFMKRRSRSANSPVTD; the protein is encoded by the coding sequence TTGAATAATTCAATAGAACGTTTATGGACCAAATCGTTTATCACCCTTACCATCTGTAATCTGCTATTGTTTATCGGATTGCAGATGACCTTATCGACTCTACCTGTCTACGCCAAAGACAGCCTTTCAGCTACTTCGGTGCAGATCAGCCTGGTTACCAGCCTGTTTGCGTTAAGCGCTATCGCTTCCCGGCTATTTGCCGGCAAAACGATGGAGAAAGGCGGCCGCAATCTGCTGATTTTCCTTGGCGTCGCTATCTGTCTTGCTGCTGTAACCGGTTATTACTGGTCCGGCACTATTACTGTCCTGCTGCTGATGCGCATGCTGTTTGGTATCGGCTTCGGCATGGCCAGCACCGCTTTTCCGACAATGGCCTCTGATGTCATTCCGATCCGCCGGATGGGTGAAGGGCTGGGTTACTTTGGCCTTTCGACTAGTCTGGCTATGTCAGCCGGTCCGCTGATTGGACTCAGCCTGCTGCAGGGCCCCGGATTCAGCACTCTGCTGCTGTGCACAGGCCTTGCCGTTGCACTTATTCTGCCGCTGGGCTACCGGTTGACCCGAAGCCTGCCGTCTCATCACAAAGAGCCGGCAGCGGCTGCTACACCCGGGCCTAAAGCTAATGTGTTCCGTAAGTTGCTGATCCCCGGCCTGCTAAATCTGCTGCTGTCCATTTCCTACGGCGGACTGCTTGGTTTTCTTGCCCTGTATGGACAGGAAGCCCACCTGGATCATATCGCTTACTTTTTCCTGTTCAATGCGGTGGCTATTGTCATTATCCGGCCGGTTTCCGGCAAAATATATGACCGCTTCGGCCCGGCAGCCCTGCTGATCCCAGGCAGCCTGTTCATTATCGGCGGACTGCTGCTGCTCTCCTTCGCTTCTTCAACCGCTGCGCTGTTTCCGGCAGCACTCTGTTACGGCATCGGCTTCGGTTCCATGCAGCCTGCTCTGCAGACCTGGATGATCCAATCCGTCGATCCCCGCCAGCGCGGGACGGCCAACGGGATGTTCCTGAACTCCCTGGATTTAGGAGTTGCTATCGGTACAATGATTCTTGGCTCTGTTGCTTTATACAACTCCTATGCCGTGATGTACCGTTACTCCGCACTGGCACCGCTGCTGCTGCTGGTGATTTACAGCCTGATTCTCTTTATGAAGCGGCGCAGCCGTTCAGCAAACAGCCCCGTTACAGATTAA
- a CDS encoding extracellular solute-binding protein, with the protein MKTGKNLALALASVMLVGSLAACGGNNAENNANKDNTGNNAKGTNAPATEAATAEPAEKVELSFWTLGNVNYEELANEYTKEHPNVTIKIQNTGDQTAHHNNLTTALSAGSGAPDIFQLEIGFMERFISAQDKFYNLNDLGAKDIQANYLDWKWKQASSIDGSFQLGLPTDIGPTVVYYRTDLAEAAGLPSDPEGFSAAIDTWDKFAAVAKAYKDKTGKYFSDLTDLTYNALRDQSADEIYFSKADGKFIGDTNPQVKKAYDFTVKGIQEGWISNYLLWSPEWGQGMSDGSFAVVMGPAWMAGNIKSNAPDSAGKWKIAQLPEGAGNWGGSFITLPKEGKHPKEAYDFIQWMVNKDNQLESFKTKGLMPSIPALYEDPAFVDFKDDFFGGQQTAVEFGKAANRVKPVYYGPLHDQTDTFFKNALKNVIEKKADPAKEWDDAVKQAKTLAERS; encoded by the coding sequence ATGAAAACAGGAAAGAATCTGGCGCTGGCACTTGCGTCCGTCATGCTCGTAGGATCACTGGCAGCATGCGGGGGCAACAACGCAGAGAACAATGCGAACAAAGATAATACGGGTAACAACGCAAAAGGTACAAATGCTCCGGCTACAGAAGCAGCAACTGCAGAGCCTGCTGAAAAAGTGGAGCTGTCCTTCTGGACACTCGGTAACGTCAACTATGAAGAGCTGGCGAACGAGTATACGAAGGAGCATCCGAACGTTACGATCAAAATCCAAAATACCGGTGACCAGACTGCGCATCACAACAATCTGACTACCGCTTTATCCGCAGGCTCCGGCGCACCTGATATTTTCCAACTTGAAATCGGTTTCATGGAGCGTTTCATCAGTGCCCAGGATAAATTCTACAACCTGAACGACCTTGGCGCGAAGGACATTCAGGCTAACTATCTGGACTGGAAATGGAAGCAGGCTTCCTCGATCGACGGCAGCTTCCAGCTTGGACTTCCGACCGATATCGGGCCAACTGTTGTTTACTACCGCACGGATCTGGCTGAAGCAGCCGGACTGCCTAGCGATCCTGAAGGCTTCAGCGCAGCAATTGATACCTGGGATAAATTTGCTGCTGTAGCGAAGGCCTACAAAGACAAGACCGGCAAATATTTCTCCGACTTGACTGATCTGACTTATAACGCGCTGCGCGACCAGTCTGCAGATGAAATCTACTTCAGCAAGGCTGACGGTAAATTCATCGGCGACACCAATCCGCAGGTCAAGAAAGCTTACGATTTCACAGTAAAAGGCATCCAGGAAGGCTGGATCAGCAACTACCTGCTGTGGTCGCCTGAATGGGGCCAAGGCATGAGCGACGGCTCGTTCGCCGTAGTCATGGGACCTGCCTGGATGGCCGGTAATATCAAGAGCAATGCGCCGGACTCGGCCGGCAAATGGAAAATTGCCCAGCTGCCTGAAGGCGCCGGTAACTGGGGCGGATCGTTCATCACCCTGCCGAAGGAAGGCAAACACCCGAAAGAAGCTTATGATTTCATCCAGTGGATGGTTAACAAGGACAATCAGCTGGAGTCGTTCAAGACCAAAGGCCTGATGCCTTCGATCCCTGCACTGTATGAAGATCCTGCATTCGTAGACTTCAAGGATGATTTCTTCGGCGGACAGCAGACGGCTGTGGAATTTGGTAAAGCGGCTAACCGCGTTAAACCAGTATATTACGGACCGCTGCATGACCAGACGGATACCTTCTTCAAGAATGCGCTCAAGAACGTAATCGAGAAGAAAGCGGACCCTGCAAAAGAGTGGGATGATGCTGTAAAACAGGCGAAGACTCTGGCAGAACGCAGCTAG